From the genome of Etheostoma spectabile isolate EspeVRDwgs_2016 chromosome 10, UIUC_Espe_1.0, whole genome shotgun sequence, one region includes:
- the ehd1a gene encoding EH domain-containing protein 1a produces MFRKNLKKDPELFQNVSEGLRRLYRTKLFPLEDTYRFHDFHSPALEDADFDNKPMVLLVGQYSTGKTTFIRHLMEQDFPGMRIGPEPTTDSFIAVMHGEQDGVIPGNALVVDPKKPFRKLNAFGNAFLNRFMCAQMPNPVLESISIIDTPGILSGEKQRISRGYDFAAVLEWFAERVDRIILLFDAHKLDISDEFSEVIRALKNHEDKMRVVLNKADQISTQQLMRVYGALMWSLGKIINTPEVVRVYIGSFWAQPLLVPDNRKLFEAEEQDLFLDIQSLPRNAALRKLNDLIKRARLAKVQAYIISSLKKDMPSVFGKDSKKKELIANLGEIYHKIEKEHQISPGDFPNLAKMQELLNGQDFSKFAALKPKLLEAVEDMLANDIARLMAMVRQEEAAMPSQSVKGGAFEGTMNGPFGHGYGEGASEGIDELEWVVGRDKPTYDEIFYTLSPINGKVSGAAAKKEMLKSKLPNTVLGKIWKLADVDKDGLLDDEEFALANHLIKVKLEGHELPPSLPEHLVPPSKRGTVLEA; encoded by the exons ATGTTCAGAAAGAACTTGAAGAAGGACCCCGAGCTGTTTCAGAACGTGTCGGAGGGGCTGCGGCGACTCTACCGGACCAAGCTGTTCCCGCTAGAGGACACGTATCGATTCCACGACTTCCACTCCCCTGCACTCGAAGATGCCGACTTCGACAACAAGCCCATGGTCCTCCTTGTGGGTCAGTACTCCACCGGGAAGACCACCTTTATTCGGCACCTCATGGAACAGGACTTCCCCGGTATGCGCATTGGCCCCGAGCCGACAACTGACTCTTTCATCGCGGTGATGCACGGCGAGCAGGACGGGGTGATACCTGGTAATGCTCTGGTTGTCGACCCCAAGAAGCCCTTCCGCAAACTCAACGCCTTTGGCAACGCGTTTCTCAACAG GTTCATGTGTGCCCAGATGCCTAACCCCGTCCTGGAGAGCATCAGTATCATTGATACTCCTGGAATCCTGTctggagagaaacaaagaatAAGCAGAG GTTACGACTTTGCCGCGGTGCTGGAGTGGTTTGCAGAGCGCGTGGACCGCATCATTCTCCTGTTTGACGCCCACAAGCTGGACATCTCGGATGAGTTCTCCGAGGTCATCCGAGCTCTGAAGAACCACGAGGACAAAATGCGTGTGGTGCTGAACAAGGCGGACCAGATCAGCACTCAGCAGCTGATGAGAGTCTACGGAGCGCTGATGTGGTCTCTGGGGAAAATCATCAACACGCCTGAG GTGGTGCGTGTGTACATTGGGTCGTTCTGGGCCCAGCCCCTGTTGGTCCCAGACAACAGGAAGCTGTTtgaggcagaggagcaggacCTGTTCTTAGATATCCAGTCGTTGCCACGTAACGCTGCTCTACGCAAGCTCAATGACCTTATCAAACGAGCACGCCTTGCCAAG GTACAGGCCTACATTATCAGCTCTCTGAAAAAGGACATGCCAAGTGTGTTCGGAAAGGACTCCAAGAAGAAGGAGCTGATAGCCAACCTGGGAGAAATCTACCATAAGATCGAGAAGGAGCACCAGATCTCACCTGGGGATTTCCCCAACCTCGCCAAGATGCAG GAGCTCCTGAATGGCCAGGACTTCTCTAAGTTCGCAGCGCTGAAGCCAAAGCTGCTGGAGGCGGTGGAAGACATGCTCGCCAACGACATTGCACGTCTCATGGCGATGGTGCGCCAGGAAGAAGCCGCCATGCCCAGCCAGTCCGTCAAGGGTGGAGCCTTTGAGGGAACCATGAATGGTCCCTTTGGTCATGGCTATGGAGAGGGTGCCAGCGAAGGCATCGATGAGCTGGAGTGGGTGGTGGGTCGCGACAAGCCTACATATGACGAGATCTTCTACACCCTCTCACCCATCAACGGCAAAGTGTCTGGCGCTGCAGCCAAGAAGGAGATGCTGAAGTCCAAGCTGCCCAACACGGTCCTGGGGAAGATCTGGAAGCTAGCAGATGTGGATAAAGATGGCCTCCTCGATGATGAGGAGTTCGCCCTTGCCAACCACCTGATCAAAGTGAAGCTGGAGGGTCACGAATTGCCGCCCTCCCTGCCTGAACACCTGGTGCCACCGTCCAAACGCGGGACAGTCCTGGAGGCCTAG
- the map1lc3cl gene encoding microtubule-associated proteins 1A/1B light chain 3C: MAPFEKSMEMMPFKQRKCLETRKDEVCSIRTKFPNKLPVIVERYLREKTLPLLDKTKFLVPFELTLGQFLCLLRNKIALDSTQALFLLVAEKSMSCMSSSMGEVYSRYSDTDGFLYITYASQEMFGAPQTATRRPC, from the exons ATGGCTCCTTTTGAGAAATCTATGGAAATGATGCCCTTCAAGCAGAGAAAATGCCTCG agaCAAGAAAAGATGAAGTGTGCAGCATTCGGACAAAATTCCCCAACAAATTGCCT GTCATTGTTGAACGTTACCTCCGTGAAAAGACTCTTCCCCTTTTGGACAAAACTAAGTTCCTGGTTCCCTTCGAGCTCACTTTGGGTCAGTTCCTCTGCCTGCTCAG gaaTAAGATTGCCCTGGATTCGACCCAGGCTCTGTTCCTCCTAGTGGCAGAGAAGAGCATGTCCTGCATGTCCTCCAGTATGGGGGAGGTTTATTCCCGCTACAGTGACACTGACGGCTTCCTCTACATCACCTACGCCTCGCAGGAGATGTTCGGAGCACCTCAAACAGCAACCAGACGGCCCTGCTAA